The following nucleotide sequence is from Gammaproteobacteria bacterium.
CCACCGAACCTGCTTCCCAGCAGCATCATGGACCAGTAAGGTTTTGTTTTCCCGTTTAGCTTTGTCGATATAGCGATCCAGACTGCGTTTGTCGTCCAAATAGGCGCGGCGTTCACGGCCTACGAATAATGACAAACCTTCTCGCTGAAAGCGATCACGGACATCGATGACAATAGCGCCTGAATTGGCGACTTCTTCCCCGTAAGCATCGGGCGAAAGCAAATGCCGGTTAAACTCATTTTTACTAATGAGCTTATTTCTGGACACCGGACTTTTACCCAGTAACACGGCGTTTTCCGGGTAGGTTCGCGCCCAGTCCATAATGCCTGCATCAAAAGCATGCACGTCCTGAATTTTGTTTACGGAACACTTTAAAGCAGCTTTGTAGGATTTCATGCAGGTTTTGCCATTGCAATAAACCACAATGGGTTTTATTTCTTTGGCCCTTAAAGTGCGCATGCGTTCTACATAAGTGGGTGAAGATAAAGGAATATTAACAGCACCCTTGATTCTAAGGGTCTCAAACTCATAGGCGGAACGCACATCCACAACAATGACTTCATTGAAACGTCGCTGCAATTCCTCCAGCTCCATCACCGGAACCAATGGATACAGGGCCCGCCCCGGAAACTCGACTTTTTCCGGCGCTGCCACTAACGGCACCGCCCACGTCATCAGCAAAATCAAAAGCCCTAGCTTGCTGAATAGACAATGTCTAAACATAACACCCTTCCCCCTAACGAGAGTTGATCGATCTATCCAAAATGCTGCAAAGCCGTGCTTCTGGTCTTCAGAACACGGAAAATCGGCTGGGCCGACTTCCCTCTTTGGGTATTTTTTATAGTTTTTCGAGGGTTATGTGCCAATACACACCATAAAACCAGCTTGGGCAATGATAGCGTATTCTTTATTGCACGTTAGAACTTTTTAAGAAAGGAAACAAGTTCTAAATTGGAATTATTATATAATAACTGGCCGGAAAATGGCCAAATTACTTCTCAAGCCCGTCAACACCTTGATAAAAGTCCAAATCGGCACTTGACTCCAGAGGGCTCAATCGGTTTAATACGCGTTCCGCAAATTAGCGCCCAGGTAGCTCAGTCGGTAGAGCAGGGGACTGAAAATCCCCGTGTCGGTGGTTCGATTCCGCCCCTGGGCACCATTTTCCACACAATATCAAATGTTTACGGCTATCATTGTGGTTGCCAGTTTTTCCGGAAATTCAATGCTACAGGGGTGATACGATCAAAAGAACCTCTT
It contains:
- a CDS encoding rhodanese-like domain-containing protein yields the protein MFRHCLFSKLGLLILLMTWAVPLVAAPEKVEFPGRALYPLVPVMELEELQRRFNEVIVVDVRSAYEFETLRIKGAVNIPLSSPTYVERMRTLRAKEIKPIVVYCNGKTCMKSYKAALKCSVNKIQDVHAFDAGIMDWARTYPENAVLLGKSPVSRNKLISKNEFNRHLLSPDAYGEEVANSGAIVIDVRDRFQREGLSLFVGRERRAYLDDKRSLDRYIDKAKRENKTLLVHDAAGKQVRWLQYYLKEKGVKSYYFMKGGTAAYYDQLKSEFVR